One segment of Cutaneotrichosporon cavernicola HIS019 DNA, chromosome: 4 DNA contains the following:
- a CDS encoding uncharacterized protein (PIG-P) yields MPMSPLAPISPWPPEEPSAPYLDLPVAKEVYGLLAVLLTYLAFGAYLVWAFAPSHWLDAVGWTWYPSREWAIIVPCWLMMVVLLTYWSYTALTAFLIPAFQSPSIITDERSNMPREVPGAAPYYWKFAEADAVPEAVDLPIDLVNRVLYPPRSRTRPRS; encoded by the exons ATGCCGATGTCCCCACTCGCTCCCATCTCACCATGGCCACCTGAAGAACCGAGCGCCCCGTATCTCGACCTCCCGGTAGCTAAGGAGGTTTACGGTCTGCTGGCGGTGTTGCTCACCTACCTTGCGTTTGGGGCGTACCTCGTCTGGGCGTTTGCGCCGTCACATTGGCTCGACGCTGTGGGATGGACATGGTACCCGTCCAG AGAATGGGCAATCATCGTGCCCTGCTGGCTCATGATGGTGGTGCTGCTCACGTACTGGAGCTATACGGCGCTGACGGCGTTCCTAATCCCTGCGTTTCAGAGCCCGTCCATCATTACCG atgAGCGCTCGAATATGCCACGGGAAGTACCCGGCGCTGCGCCGTATTACTGGAAGTTtgcggaggcggacgccGTGCCCGAGGCGGTCGACTTACCGATCGACCTTGTCAACCGCGTGCTCTACCCGCCGCGCAGTCGGACGCGGCCCAGAAGCTGA
- the PMS1 gene encoding uncharacterized protein (MutL C terminal dimerisation domain), which translates to MSVGTIKPIGRESVHRIHSGQVVLDLQGVVKELVENAFDSGATSVDVRIKDHGLDSVEVVDNGSGIEQADWASIGLKHHTSKLPSFEELSHVQTFGFRGEALAALCALCESITIVTATKDTAPMGAVIKLGRNGTVVDDSVRVARQRGTTVTVNGLFKALPVRRKEFERTAKREFTKALGILNAYALVPSSKGGDRSGVRLKVESIGAGKGGKRNTVLATDGRGTLRSSVSAVWGPKALEGVVELDLELDVEIDRAMARREGIEETSQTVRVMGLISSAGWGQGRSSADRQLTYINGRPCALPTLPFAILDLQIPTEGVDINVSPDKRTIMVHSEANLIESLRKALDKLFQPTRSSYAVGGASHTIKVIQNEKDADGEDEAGEEAEDAPEAESQRTRASRVSDLVESDGEEELDELGSPPGPTSQTSGAASNRLAHRRPPAPHLRLAQQTLDTTTASWSPRRKVGGTSSSVARSARAPATGREARTNLRDRLAMFASQSSPPNPIEDSSDEEIVMVQPIERFPQTRKRTASSEEQDELVEDRTSEVEEESLEHDEVIGEVPSCRANGHHFLAPMSTPPATEPMEEGPAAVEATVPIDVEKPVSVDIQETPASDSEVTSIEPPVLPVASAPTSKSQSPDIEHHDLQREAVHMDVDDEPIMDGYRNEIQTTAPTGHAILRFDLERLQGRFIARRQRLAARKVSGRNAFSTMREGAATKAAGLSNRDAEAAEEALARVIRKSDFSRMEVLGQFNKGFIIARLKSHLDEEGSVIGSDDMFIIDQHASDEKYNFETLQRTTVIKSQALIKPRAMQLTAADELVAMENLDALRANGFEVGVNEDALPGRGERVSLKAMPVSKETTFDFHDLEQLLHMLSDSSRPEGQMVRCTKARAMFAMRACRKSVMIGRPLTKAQMVNLLRNMGTIDQPWVGYRSQLSLTTELSSWEAHDAPSLDGLSPQPSAIGF; encoded by the exons ATGTCGGTCGGGACTATCAAGC ccATCGGCCGCGAGTCGGTGCATCGCATTCATTCGGGGCAGGTTGTGCTCGACCTACAAGGCGTTgtcaaggagctcgtcgagaatGCGTTCGACTCAGGAGCTACAAGTGTTG ATGTGCGTATCAAGGACCATGGACTCGACTCggtcgaggtggtggaCAACGGGAGCGGGATCGAGCAGGCCGACTGGGCGTCCATCG GCCTGAAACACCACACGTCCAAGCTCCCATCGTTTGAGGAACTCAGTCATGTTCAGACCTTCGGATTCCGTGGCGAGGCTCTCGCAGCGCTTTGTGCGCTGTGCGAGAGCATAACGATCGTGACGGCCACGAAGGACACGGCACCCATGGGCGCTGTGATCAAGTTGGGACGCAACGGCACGGTGGTGGATGACAgcgtccgcgtcgcccGTCAG cgtgGGACGACGGTGACAGTTAATGGCCTATTCAAGGCGCTCCCTGTCCGGCGTAAGGAGTTTGAACGGAcggccaagcgcgagtTCACGAAGGCTCTGGGCATCTTGAATGCTTACGCACTTGTTCCATCCAGCAAAGGTGGCGATAGGAGTGGTGTACGGCTCAAGGTAGAGTCTATTGGTGCCGGAAAGGGAGG GAAGCGCAACACTGTGTTGGCGACGGACGGGCGCGGTACACTCAGGTCGTCAGTCAGCGCTGTCTGGGGACCCAAGGCCCTCGAAGGTGTCGTagagctcgaccttgaactcgacgtcgagatcGACCGTGCCATGGCGAGGCGTGAGGGCATCGAGGAGAC ATCCCAAACAGTCCGAGTCATGGGGCTTATCTCTTCCGCCGGATGGGGACAGGGCCGCTCCAGCGCCGACCGGCAGCTTACGTACATCAACGGCAGGCCTTGCGCCCTACCCACT CTGCCGTTCGCCATCCTGGACCTCCAGATCCCGACCGAGGGTGTCGACATCAATGTTAGTCCGGACAAGCGGACGATCATGGTACACAGCGAAGCAAACCTCATCGAGTCGCTGAGG AAAGCCCTTGACAAGCTTTTCCAACCTACACGATCCTCGTACGCTGTCGGTGGGGCGTCACATACCATCAAGGTGATTCAGAATGAGAAGGACGCGGATGGGGAGGATGAAGCtggtgaggaggcggaggacgcgCCCGAAGCCGAATCACAACGCACCAGAGCATCTCGCGTGTCAGACTTGGTCGAGTCggacggtgaggaggagcttgacgagctcggctcCCCGCCCGGTCCTACTTCTCAGACATCAGGGGCAGCATCAAACCGCCTGGCACACCGCCGACCTCCCGCCCCACATCTTCGGCTAGCGCAACAGACGCTGGACACAACGACAGCCTCATGGAGTCCGAGGAGAAAAGTCGGAGGGACGTCATCTAGCGTGGCTCGCTCCGCTCGAGCACCAGCCACTGGCCGTGAGGCGCGCACCAACTTGCGCGACCGACTGGCGATGTTTGCCAGCCAAAGCAGCCCACCAAATCCAATTGAGGAcagcagcgacgaggagatcgTCATGGTGCAGCCGATTGAGAGGTTCCCCCAAACTCGGAAGCGAACGGCGTCGTCAGAGGAGCAGGATGAGTTGGTTGAAGATCGCACATCTGAGGTGGAAGAAGAGTCGCTTGAGCATGACGAGGTCATAGGGGAAGTCCCATCCTGTCGCGCCAACGGCCATCACTTCCTGGCTCCTATGAGTACGCCGCCAGCTACGGAGCCGATGGAAGAGGGGCCCGCAGCGGTAGAGGCAACAGTTCCCATCGACGTGGAGAAACCTGTCAGCGTTGACATTCAAGAGACTCCTGCCTCAGACAGCGAGGTGACTTCGATCGAACCACCTGTTTTGCCGGTTGCCTCAGCACCGACTAGTAAATCCCAATCACCAGACATAGAACACCACGACCTGCAACGCGAGGCCGTACacatggacgtcgacgacgaacCAATCATGGATGGTTACCGTAACGAGATTCAGACGACGGCTCCAACCGGCCACGCAATCTTACGATTCGACTTGGAGCGGTTACAGGGGCGGTTCATCGCCCGGCGACAGAGGCTAGCCGCCCGCAAAGTGAGCGGGCGGAATGCTTTCTCGACAATGCGTGAGGGCGCGGCTACGAAAGCCGCGGGGCTCAGCAACCGCGACGCTGAGGCCGCTGAGGAGGCCCTTGCCCGCGTTATCAGAAAATCCGACTTTTCGCGCATGGAGGTACTGGGCCAGTTCAACAAGGGCTTCATCATCGCGCGGCTCAAGAGTCAtctcgatgaggagggaTCGGTTATTGGATCGGATGACATGTTCATCATCGACCAGCacgcgagcgacgagaagTACAACTTTGAGACGCTGCAGCGCACGACAGTTATCAAGTCTCAGGCCCTGATTAA GCCTCGAGCGATGCAGCTCACCGCTGctgacgagcttgtcgcgATGGAGAACTTGGATGCTCTCAGAGCGAACGGGTTTGAGGTTGGTGTCAACGAAGATGCGCTTCCCGGGCGCGGTGAGCGGGTCAGCCTCAAGGCTATGCCGGTCAGCAAAGAGACGACGTTCGACTTCCACG ACCTGGAGCAACTCCTCCACATGTTGTCTGACAGCTCACGTCCTGAGGGCCAGATGGTGCGCTGTACAAAGGCCAGAGCCATGTTCGCCATGCGTGCGTGTCGGAAGAGTGTGATGATCGGCCGGCCTCTCACGAAGGCACAAATGGTCAAT CTTCTGCGCAACATGGGCACCATTGACCAGCCATGGGTAGGCTATCGGTCTCAGCTATCACTGACAACAGAATTGTCCTCATGGGAGGCCCACGATGCGCCATCTCTCGACGGTCTCTCGCCCCAGCCGTCCGCGATCGGGTTCTGA
- a CDS encoding uncharacterized protein (Phage lysozyme) encodes MLNPLTVIVGLSTLALAFAAGPYEITGDNVNCRSRPSIKSGVMRQYHCNHTAEVTIQCQIEGDTIKGWHLWDRCFVLDRWVKTGTTGFVAPLCNADGSPPSNPPPVKRLLNPTLKPSCTGINNAGIALVKTHAPFAPNLFNDEVGRPKLGYGHVCSNECKPSLTAEDAETLLHEDIAKHAACLWPALHQLMLNCNEWAALVSWTLDIGCGNMRDSRLVARLNAGENVSAVLQSELPKWNKGGSIEVPALTDRRAAEIKLALTPVDITADPQCGCSA; translated from the exons ATGCTCAACCCACTCACTGTCATTGTGGGCCTGTCTACCCTGGCCCTCGCCTTTGCAGCGGGGCCGTATGAGATCACCGGAGACAATGTCAACTGCCGCTCGCGGCCCAGCATCAAATCGGGCGTGATGCGCCAGTACCACTGTAACCACACTGCCGAGGTGACCATCCAGTGCCAGATCGAGGGCGACACCATCAAGGGCTGGCACCTCTGGGACC GTTGCTTCGTTCTCGACCGCTGGGTCAAAACCGGCACAACCGGCTTCGTCGCTCCCCTCTGCAACGCGGACGGTTCTCCGCCTTCGAACCCCCCTCCAGTCAAGCGCCTTCTCAACCCAACCCTCAAGCCCAGCTGCACGGGTATCAACAATGCCGGTATCGCCCTCGTCAAAACGCACGCTCCTTTCGCCCCCAACCTTTtcaacgacgaggtgggccGGCCAAAGTTGGGTTATGGCCATGTCTGCTCCAACGAATGCAAGCCGTCCCTTACCGCTGAAGACGCTGAAACCCTCCTGCACGAGGACATTGCCAAGCACGCTGCATGCCTCTGGCCGGCTCTCCACCAACTCATGCTCAACTGCAACGAGTGGGCTGCCCTGGTGAGCTGGACGCTCGATATCGGGTGCGGGAACATGCGCGACTCGAGGCTCGTGGCTCGCCTCAATGCCGGCGAGAACGTCAGCGCCGTTCTGCAGTCCGAGCTACCTAAGTGGAACAAGGGAGGGAGCATCGAGGTCCCAGCCCTCACggaccgccgcgccgccgagatcAAGCTCGCTCTGACGCCTGTCGACATAACCGCGGACCCTCAATGCGGGTGTTCGGCGTAG